From the genome of Bacteroides sp. MSB163, one region includes:
- a CDS encoding IS1182 family transposase, with protein MAKLHFRPYIPNQTVLFPQRIDENIAADDPVRIVNAVVDNLNLDNFKKLYKETGRSAYHPKMMLKVIIYAYMNNIYSCRKIEKLLLRDIHYIWLAGHEHPDFITINRFRNRVKEEINNVFTQLVLVLADKGFISLDVEYIDGTKIESKANKYTFVWRKTVEKNRTRLLNKVRILLEQVDEAIVQENSVKDTSVELTPSMLSNIVDELKEVLEHQPVTQDKEQKKALREKKKQVRELEGYRDKLMEYDNHLEVLGERNSYSKTDPDATFMRMKEDAMKNGQTKPGYNLQTGTENQFIIDFRLFPNPTDTLTLIPFFHSFQHRYNRLPGIGVADSGYGSEENYRFMQENGIEAFVKYNYFHKEQRPRYTPNTFHAESLHYNAGEDYYVCPMGQHMNRIGTRHDKTASGYITESARYKAQRCEGCPLHGSCFKARGNRIIEVNHRLNQYKRQARERLVSEEGVRYRGRRCIEPEAVFGQMKYNMAYKRFRHVGEDKVTMDFAFFAIAFNIKKMCAKLRKTGKELITLTKSIFIGLFITRYNGNIATCYQMNEKKAA; from the coding sequence ATGGCAAAGTTACATTTTCGTCCTTACATTCCCAACCAAACCGTTCTTTTTCCACAAAGAATTGATGAAAACATAGCTGCGGACGACCCTGTCCGCATAGTCAATGCAGTTGTTGATAATCTCAATCTTGATAATTTCAAGAAGCTTTATAAAGAAACGGGGCGCTCAGCTTATCATCCTAAAATGATGCTTAAGGTAATTATCTACGCTTACATGAATAATATCTATTCCTGTCGTAAAATAGAGAAGCTTCTTTTGCGTGACATTCATTATATCTGGCTTGCCGGTCATGAGCATCCGGATTTCATAACCATCAACCGTTTCCGTAACCGTGTAAAGGAGGAGATTAACAACGTTTTCACGCAGTTGGTTCTTGTCCTTGCCGATAAGGGTTTCATCAGTCTTGACGTGGAGTATATCGACGGTACCAAGATTGAGTCCAAGGCCAACAAATATACTTTTGTCTGGCGCAAGACAGTCGAAAAGAACCGTACAAGGTTGCTGAATAAGGTTCGCATCCTTCTGGAGCAGGTGGATGAAGCCATTGTACAGGAGAACTCTGTGAAAGACACATCCGTTGAGTTGACTCCCTCCATGCTCTCTAATATAGTGGATGAACTCAAAGAAGTGCTGGAACACCAGCCTGTAACACAGGACAAGGAACAAAAGAAAGCTCTGCGTGAAAAGAAGAAACAGGTCAGGGAACTTGAAGGGTATCGTGACAAGCTGATGGAATACGACAATCACCTTGAAGTCCTTGGAGAACGTAATTCCTATTCCAAGACCGATCCTGATGCTACATTCATGCGTATGAAAGAAGACGCCATGAAGAACGGGCAGACCAAGCCCGGGTATAATTTACAAACAGGTACTGAAAACCAATTCATCATAGACTTCCGGCTGTTTCCCAACCCCACCGATACGCTGACCCTGATCCCTTTCTTCCACTCCTTCCAGCACCGCTATAACCGCTTACCGGGTATCGGTGTGGCAGACTCCGGTTACGGCTCGGAAGAAAATTACCGGTTCATGCAGGAAAACGGGATAGAGGCCTTTGTCAAGTACAACTACTTCCATAAAGAGCAGCGTCCCCGTTATACTCCCAACACGTTCCATGCGGAAAGTCTCCATTACAATGCGGGGGAGGATTATTACGTTTGTCCGATGGGGCAACACATGAACCGCATAGGAACCAGACATGACAAAACAGCGAGCGGATACATCACCGAAAGTGCCCGGTACAAAGCACAAAGATGCGAAGGTTGTCCTTTGCATGGAAGTTGTTTTAAAGCACGGGGGAACCGTATTATAGAAGTCAACCACCGGTTAAACCAATACAAACGGCAGGCACGGGAAAGGTTAGTCTCAGAAGAAGGAGTCAGGTATAGGGGCAGGCGGTGTATAGAACCGGAAGCTGTTTTCGGACAAATGAAATACAACATGGCATACAAGAGGTTCCGGCATGTGGGAGAAGACAAGGTGACAATGGACTTTGCCTTCTTTGCCATAGCTTTTAATATCAAAAAGATGTGTGCAAAACTGAGAAAAACAGGAAAGGAGCTCATTACACTTACTAAATCTATATTTATTGGACTATTTATAACCCGATACAACGGGAATATAGCAACTTGTTACCAAATGAATGAGAAAAAAGCGGCGTAG
- a CDS encoding heparinase II/III-family protein, with product MKKNTLFRIFLSFCLLVVAGISAHAYTERNLLQKAAGSEEQLKEVLVMNQKWVPYPAYTDRAGWDELLGTNKENLIRAGEKMLNYEWKVIRATDYLEYERSGERNIMQNPYEANRKAINVLMLAELAEGKGRFIDQLINGAFYSCEMTSWVLSAHLVRQSTKRSLPDYREQVIDLGSGNFGSMLSWVYYFFHDSFDKIDPVISQRLRHTLQERILDPYMNNDREWWMAFQWKPGMIINNWNPWCNSNVLQCYLLLENDRDRLAKAVWRSMQSVDKFINFVKADGACEEGPSYWGHAAGKMYDYLQILSDGTAGKVSLFKEPMIRRMGEYISRTYVGNGWVVNFADASAKGGGDAPLIYRYGRAVGSEEMMQFAAYLLDGKRPSVPLGNDTFRSLQSILWNGELERTTAAHTIPACTWYPETEFCYLTNKSGWFLATKGGFNNESHNHNDVGTFSLYVNTIPVLIDAGVGTYTRQTFSNERYTIWTMQSNYHNLPMINGVPQSFGQNYKATDVVCQPKKRFFSANIATAYPKEAEVNNWTRSYSLGDKQLTITDNFSLKSAREPNQVNFLTWGKVDISVPGKVTIDVQGQKVTLEYPGEFIATVETINLPDTRLSNVWGPEIYRIALKDKDAQLTGKYKFVIK from the coding sequence ATGAAGAAGAACACGCTTTTCCGTATTTTCCTTTCTTTCTGCCTGCTTGTTGTAGCAGGTATTTCCGCACATGCATATACAGAACGAAATCTTTTGCAAAAAGCTGCCGGTAGTGAAGAGCAACTGAAAGAGGTATTAGTGATGAATCAGAAGTGGGTACCTTATCCTGCTTATACCGATCGTGCCGGCTGGGACGAATTGCTGGGTACCAATAAAGAAAACCTGATTCGTGCCGGAGAGAAAATGCTTAATTACGAATGGAAAGTAATCCGTGCTACCGATTACCTGGAATATGAACGCAGCGGTGAACGAAATATTATGCAAAATCCCTATGAGGCCAACCGGAAAGCAATCAACGTCCTGATGCTTGCCGAACTTGCCGAAGGAAAAGGACGGTTTATCGACCAACTGATAAATGGAGCATTTTATAGTTGCGAGATGACTTCCTGGGTACTTTCTGCCCATCTGGTACGCCAGAGCACCAAACGCTCTTTGCCCGATTATCGCGAACAGGTGATTGATCTGGGTTCGGGAAACTTCGGTTCCATGTTGTCGTGGGTATATTACTTCTTCCATGATTCTTTCGATAAAATAGATCCTGTAATTTCTCAGCGCTTGCGTCATACTTTGCAGGAACGTATTCTCGATCCTTATATGAACAATGACCGGGAATGGTGGATGGCTTTCCAATGGAAACCGGGAATGATTATCAATAACTGGAATCCATGGTGTAACTCCAATGTATTGCAATGCTATCTTTTATTAGAGAATGACCGTGATCGCCTGGCAAAGGCTGTTTGGCGCAGCATGCAGTCGGTAGACAAGTTCATCAATTTTGTGAAGGCCGATGGTGCTTGTGAAGAAGGTCCTTCTTATTGGGGACATGCAGCCGGGAAAATGTATGATTATCTCCAGATACTTTCGGATGGAACAGCCGGAAAAGTATCTCTTTTCAAGGAACCGATGATTCGCCGGATGGGAGAATATATCAGTCGTACGTATGTAGGAAACGGTTGGGTAGTGAACTTTGCGGATGCTTCTGCCAAGGGTGGAGGCGATGCACCGTTGATTTACCGTTATGGTCGTGCGGTCGGCAGTGAGGAAATGATGCAGTTTGCAGCTTATCTGTTGGATGGTAAGCGTCCTTCTGTGCCTTTGGGCAATGACACTTTCCGCTCCTTGCAGTCCATATTATGGAATGGAGAACTGGAAAGGACGACTGCTGCCCATACCATACCTGCTTGTACCTGGTATCCTGAAACGGAATTCTGCTATCTGACCAATAAGTCCGGCTGGTTTCTGGCTACGAAGGGCGGATTCAATAATGAAAGTCATAATCATAATGATGTAGGCACATTTTCATTGTATGTCAATACGATACCTGTACTGATTGATGCGGGGGTAGGGACTTATACACGCCAGACATTCAGTAACGAACGTTATACCATCTGGACCATGCAAAGTAATTACCATAACCTGCCGATGATAAACGGAGTACCCCAGAGTTTCGGTCAGAATTATAAGGCTACGGATGTTGTCTGCCAACCGAAGAAACGTTTCTTCTCAGCGAACATTGCGACTGCTTATCCGAAAGAAGCCGAGGTAAATAACTGGACACGTTCCTATTCATTAGGCGATAAGCAACTGACGATTACCGATAACTTCTCCTTGAAATCAGCGAGAGAACCTAATCAGGTGAATTTCCTTACTTGGGGAAAGGTGGATATTTCCGTGCCCGGAAAGGTGACGATAGATGTACAGGGACAGAAAGTAACTTTGGAATATCCCGGTGAATTCATAGCAACCGTTGAAACGATCAATTTGCCTGATACACGTCTTTCCAATGTTTGGGGGCCGGAGATTTACCGTATTGCCCTGAAAGATAAAGATGCGCAATTAACGGGTAAGTATAAGTTTGTTATTAAATAA
- a CDS encoding TonB-dependent receptor plug domain-containing protein codes for MKRLILLFSVSVLLMVQHLEAQTAVTDTVFLQLYNDSVDLKEVVVKGKRTPVANSRWSDMSPVELVTVGGANGDLYQALQTLPGTQVQGESGRLLVRGGSSDETQTYIDGMHVLNPYTATGINSPARGRYSTFMFSGVNLESGGAPLEYGDALSAVLPLETKDKSPINKLGINASTVGFGGGGTRAFDKGSLSVNLDYQDLCVYDHIYSGRTDFEDPYRMMTGSAQFRYHPDDATLFKIYGGYDHTDFSNYEGAERRLFDLNENNFYLNTTFRKRTSGGWNWFAGVAFSFFEQKIGNVSLSTDHWMELQQELHAKVKVFKRISPAFRLDMGVESFIRRYENRYQYQMKEVEGIDSHHEINPTISAGFLSATYYPVEQLKAELSVRTEYTSLNEKVNFSPRLAVNYYLGDVVLSATAGRYTQLPVSRLLAQENKLKSESCIQYNVGAQYEGDGRFYKAELYYKKYDRLALVEKGTVDAAEMLTSGGHGYSKGFDLFFNDRVLLKNLEYQLSYTYNIAKRKFQEYTELTTPQYATRHNASVVLKYSIPRIGTIVGLTNRFSSGRPYHNPDLPGLMNDHVKPYNSLDLGLTFLPSKKVIIHASATNILCRKNEFGRVNNKAILASNDHFFYIGVFITLGKKAAYDVSNF; via the coding sequence ATGAAAAGATTGATTCTACTTTTTAGTGTAAGTGTATTGCTGATGGTGCAGCACTTGGAGGCGCAGACAGCTGTGACGGATACCGTTTTCTTGCAACTATACAATGATAGTGTAGATTTGAAGGAAGTGGTAGTGAAAGGTAAAAGAACGCCTGTTGCCAACAGTCGTTGGAGTGATATGAGTCCGGTGGAACTGGTGACCGTGGGAGGTGCAAACGGTGATTTGTATCAGGCATTGCAAACACTGCCGGGCACGCAGGTACAAGGAGAAAGTGGCCGGCTGCTGGTGCGAGGCGGAAGTAGTGATGAAACACAGACATACATTGACGGAATGCACGTCTTGAATCCTTATACGGCTACAGGTATAAACTCACCGGCACGCGGGCGTTATTCCACTTTTATGTTCAGTGGTGTTAATTTGGAATCGGGTGGGGCTCCGTTGGAATACGGGGATGCACTCTCGGCTGTGTTACCATTGGAGACAAAGGATAAGAGCCCTATCAATAAGTTAGGCATCAATGCCTCTACGGTAGGCTTCGGTGGAGGAGGTACACGGGCTTTCGATAAAGGTTCGCTTTCGGTGAACTTGGATTATCAGGACTTATGTGTCTATGATCATATCTATTCAGGACGTACGGATTTTGAAGATCCCTACCGGATGATGACCGGATCGGCACAATTTCGCTATCATCCCGATGATGCTACGCTTTTCAAGATTTATGGCGGCTATGATCATACTGACTTTTCCAATTATGAAGGTGCTGAACGTAGACTGTTCGATTTGAATGAGAATAATTTCTATCTCAATACAACTTTCCGTAAGCGTACTTCCGGTGGATGGAACTGGTTTGCAGGTGTAGCATTCTCTTTCTTTGAACAGAAGATAGGTAATGTATCACTTTCGACAGATCATTGGATGGAACTACAACAGGAACTTCATGCAAAGGTAAAAGTGTTCAAGCGTATTTCTCCGGCTTTTCGTCTGGATATGGGAGTGGAGAGTTTTATCCGCCGGTATGAGAATCGTTATCAATATCAGATGAAAGAGGTGGAGGGAATAGATAGCCATCATGAAATCAATCCGACGATCAGTGCGGGCTTTCTTTCGGCGACTTACTATCCGGTGGAGCAACTGAAGGCGGAACTTTCTGTCCGCACAGAATATACTTCATTGAATGAAAAGGTGAATTTCTCACCCCGTCTGGCTGTTAATTACTATTTGGGAGATGTAGTACTCTCTGCTACGGCGGGACGATATACACAGTTGCCGGTTAGCAGATTGCTGGCTCAGGAGAACAAGTTGAAATCGGAATCATGCATTCAGTATAATGTGGGTGCACAGTATGAGGGTGATGGGCGTTTCTACAAAGCTGAACTTTATTATAAGAAATATGACCGTCTGGCATTGGTGGAAAAGGGAACGGTAGATGCAGCGGAAATGCTGACTTCCGGTGGTCATGGTTACAGTAAAGGTTTCGACTTATTCTTTAATGACCGTGTTCTGTTGAAGAATCTGGAATACCAACTTTCCTATACATATAATATTGCCAAGCGGAAGTTTCAGGAATATACGGAACTGACTACTCCGCAATATGCCACTCGGCACAATGCATCCGTAGTGCTGAAGTATTCCATTCCGCGAATCGGCACGATAGTCGGTCTGACGAACCGTTTCAGCAGTGGGCGTCCCTATCATAATCCGGATTTACCGGGCTTGATGAATGATCATGTGAAGCCTTATAACAGTCTTGATCTCGGACTGACATTCCTGCCCAGTAAGAAAGTGATTATCCATGCTTCTGCTACCAATATCCTTTGTCGGAAAAATGAGTTTGGGCGGGTGAATAATAAAGCTATTCTGGCTTCAAACGATCATTTCTTCTATATCGGGGTGTTTATCACACTTGGGAAGAAGGCGGCTTATGATGTTTCTAATTTCTAA
- a CDS encoding YccF domain-containing protein — MGCFMNLLWLVFGGIFTAIEYLVASLLMMITIIGIPFGMQTLKMASLALWPFGKTVRSGERSAGCLYILMNVLWIFLGGIWICLSHLAFGVLLCITIIGIPFGLQHFKLAGLALTPFGKDIVSD; from the coding sequence ATGGGATGTTTTATGAATTTATTATGGCTGGTGTTCGGAGGTATTTTTACCGCTATAGAATACCTTGTAGCCAGTTTATTGATGATGATTACCATTATCGGTATTCCGTTCGGTATGCAAACTCTGAAAATGGCTTCACTTGCATTATGGCCTTTCGGTAAAACGGTGCGGAGTGGCGAACGTTCGGCTGGTTGCCTGTATATACTGATGAATGTGTTGTGGATATTTCTGGGAGGTATCTGGATTTGCCTTTCTCATTTGGCATTCGGTGTGCTGCTGTGCATCACCATTATTGGTATCCCCTTCGGACTACAGCATTTCAAACTGGCAGGATTGGCTTTGACGCCTTTTGGAAAAGACATTGTAAGCGACTGA
- a CDS encoding DUF2141 domain-containing protein: MKAMIISFVCVLAFATQSLSAQNLTLEVRGIENVAGKLYVAIYNSQETFMKKPLAGFAVEVKDKVVSIPCKGLPAGTYAFSMYQDENGNGKLDTGAFGIPVEKFGFSNDAEGVMGPPSYEKCSFTFSEDTTLVVHLK; this comes from the coding sequence ATGAAAGCAATGATTATTAGTTTCGTATGTGTTTTGGCTTTTGCAACTCAAAGTCTGTCTGCACAAAATCTTACTCTGGAAGTACGTGGTATTGAAAATGTGGCTGGTAAACTCTATGTCGCCATCTACAACTCTCAAGAGACATTCATGAAGAAGCCGCTTGCCGGTTTTGCAGTAGAGGTGAAGGATAAAGTTGTGTCTATCCCCTGTAAAGGGCTTCCGGCAGGAACTTATGCCTTCTCCATGTATCAGGATGAAAATGGAAATGGTAAATTGGATACCGGTGCTTTCGGTATCCCTGTGGAGAAGTTTGGTTTCAGCAATGATGCTGAAGGTGTTATGGGCCCCCCTTCTTACGAAAAATGCAGTTTTACCTTCTCTGAGGATACAACTTTAGTGGTACATCTGAAATAA
- the dinB gene encoding DNA polymerase IV: MKGYLKKIIHIDMDAFYASVEQRDNPELRGKPIAVGYAEERGVVAAASYEARRFGVRSAMPSTKAKRLCPQLIFVPGRMEVYKDVSRQIHEIFHEYTDIIEPLSLDEAFLDVTENKPGIPLAVDIAKEIKQKIRKELNLVASAGISYNKFLAKIASDYRKPDGLCTIHPDQALDFIAHLPIESFWGVGPVTAKKMHSLGIHNGEQLRACSQAILLREFGKVGSSYYDCARGIDLRPVESVRIRKSIGCEHTLEKDISQRSSVIIELYHTAVELVGRLEHKDFKGNTLTLKIKFHDFNQITRSITQSKELITLDVILPLAKQLLKEVDYEHHPIRLIGLSVSNPREETEEKGVWEQLSFEFSDWK, from the coding sequence ATAAAAGGTTATTTGAAAAAGATAATACATATAGATATGGATGCGTTTTACGCATCTGTAGAACAGCGTGATAATCCAGAGTTGCGCGGAAAACCTATTGCAGTGGGTTATGCCGAAGAACGTGGTGTAGTGGCAGCTGCCAGTTATGAGGCGCGTCGCTTTGGAGTTCGTTCGGCCATGCCATCCACGAAAGCAAAGCGGCTTTGTCCGCAACTTATCTTTGTGCCCGGACGGATGGAGGTGTATAAGGATGTTTCCCGCCAGATACATGAAATTTTTCATGAATATACGGATATTATTGAGCCGCTTTCGTTGGATGAGGCTTTCCTTGATGTGACGGAGAATAAACCCGGCATTCCATTGGCGGTGGATATTGCCAAGGAAATCAAACAAAAGATACGGAAAGAACTTAATCTTGTAGCATCCGCCGGTATATCTTATAATAAGTTCCTGGCAAAGATTGCTTCGGACTATCGCAAGCCGGATGGGCTGTGTACCATCCACCCTGACCAGGCACTGGATTTTATAGCTCATCTTCCCATCGAGAGTTTCTGGGGCGTAGGCCCGGTGACGGCAAAGAAGATGCATTCATTGGGGATTCACAATGGAGAACAGTTGCGAGCCTGTTCACAGGCCATATTACTGCGTGAGTTCGGAAAAGTCGGTTCATCGTATTATGATTGTGCAAGAGGTATTGATCTTCGTCCGGTGGAGTCGGTGCGTATTCGTAAATCTATCGGCTGTGAACATACATTGGAGAAAGATATCTCGCAACGTTCATCGGTTATCATCGAGCTATATCATACTGCGGTGGAACTGGTAGGTCGTCTGGAACATAAGGATTTTAAAGGAAACACACTGACGCTGAAAATCAAATTTCATGATTTCAACCAGATAACCCGTAGTATTACGCAGTCCAAAGAATTAATTACTCTTGATGTGATTCTTCCCTTGGCCAAACAATTACTGAAAGAAGTGGATTATGAACACCATCCTATCCGCCTGATAGGTCTCTCTGTTTCTAATCCGCGGGAAGAGACAGAGGAGAAGGGCGTTTGGGAACAGTTGAGTTTTGAGTTTAGTGATTGGAAATGA
- a CDS encoding LytTR family DNA-binding domain-containing protein, with translation MINKLLTLLRSPYPSLVKRWKSVIIPSLIVFLILFVLQPFGISMMGGYKFWVVLGYGVVSSLALSISTYLFPALFPRYHSEKNWTLGRELLGTLGACLLIAIGNCFYTAWVFGSFILSWKGFLISLTWVAILAPFPIVFFLMWNRNLQLVRNLKEATEINYALAKRENTQKEKIRTRNEEQIGEGRVAEEIAAEETPMQLVFSGGTKEMLEVDAHTLFYVEAEGNYIRVAYSSADKMQQKLVRATMKQAEEAVAACSFIVRCHRAFLVNIHTVVKVDGNSQGYRLRLEGCTEEVPVSRGYAKEIKTLIERDAEG, from the coding sequence ATGATAAATAAACTGTTGACACTTTTACGAAGCCCTTATCCATCATTGGTGAAGAGATGGAAAAGCGTGATAATACCTTCACTTATAGTGTTTCTGATCCTTTTTGTGTTGCAGCCTTTTGGCATTTCTATGATGGGAGGCTATAAATTCTGGGTAGTGTTAGGTTATGGAGTGGTTTCTTCATTGGCACTGAGTATCTCTACGTATTTGTTTCCTGCTTTGTTTCCCCGTTATCATAGTGAGAAGAACTGGACATTAGGTCGAGAATTGTTAGGGACCTTGGGAGCTTGTTTGCTGATTGCGATAGGTAACTGTTTCTATACGGCTTGGGTATTTGGCTCATTCATACTGAGCTGGAAAGGATTTCTGATAAGTTTGACTTGGGTGGCGATTCTTGCTCCTTTCCCTATTGTCTTCTTTTTGATGTGGAATCGTAATTTGCAGCTGGTACGTAATCTGAAGGAGGCAACGGAGATCAACTACGCTCTTGCGAAAAGAGAGAATACCCAGAAGGAGAAGATTCGGACAAGGAATGAGGAACAGATAGGAGAGGGTAGGGTAGCAGAAGAAATAGCAGCAGAAGAAACTCCTATGCAGTTGGTTTTCTCCGGTGGAACGAAAGAAATGCTGGAAGTGGATGCCCATACCTTATTTTATGTAGAAGCAGAAGGGAATTATATAAGAGTAGCTTACAGTAGTGCGGATAAGATGCAGCAAAAGTTGGTGCGGGCTACTATGAAGCAGGCAGAAGAAGCGGTTGCTGCCTGTTCGTTCATTGTCCGTTGTCATCGGGCCTTTCTGGTGAACATACACACTGTGGTAAAAGTAGATGGAAACTCACAGGGATATCGCTTGCGACTGGAAGGATGTACAGAAGAAGTTCCGGTTTCCAGAGGCTATGCAAAAGAGATAAAAACGCTGATAGAAAGGGATGCGGAAGGGTAG
- a CDS encoding recombinase family protein, with the protein MKAAIYIRISTKKQNTDRQYEELKSYANSMGYTIVESYEDQISGFKDEEERHDLNRLKEDAKTEKFDIILFSELSRLSRKTTNILELISYFRDDCKKSLYFQKQNLNVTTDKSDLGSELQLNILATIGSYEIELSTERQMGGKIQKVKKQCWTHGSRPYGYNIDENKYLHINEEEATVIREIYAYYLNNMTSVQIAHLLNSRNIYAPATKNKKQNLWHPNSVCQILRAKRNIGIFEATYHEPDPKNKDKIRKRKNRKIVEEIKYTNKALAIVSDDIFYSANEKIDKNIKNKDTAKKNISLLKGLLTCGHCGSNFFYKKSGRDKDFSYVCYGSRYSFSIGKKKCINPITINAPKMDGLIIYMAKSRLLMRRLIENSDINIKSKEEQLQKNEEIILLQNLSIKKINEEFNQYIKKAIKYGIDDNITEKEHQRIKKQIRQIEGNIERIKKENYSLNKQIKILSKDKCITDEMYNGMQLNEMKELFEEYIEKIVLYNTTQWVIVNVCYFDGSNEFSFLRKSARANELLHYNTIIQSVISEKQYIMLLRDYYDTLEIGNRYYYYPYYSNINNDVIYDKEREVFIKFGTKKGKETTEYTISEFIKFIYPKTMKEVTAYEYYYPNQKNE; encoded by the coding sequence ATGAAAGCTGCAATTTACATCAGAATAAGTACTAAAAAACAAAATACAGATAGGCAATATGAGGAACTAAAATCTTATGCTAATAGTATGGGATATACAATTGTAGAAAGTTATGAAGACCAAATATCAGGCTTTAAAGATGAAGAAGAACGCCATGATTTAAATAGATTAAAAGAAGATGCAAAAACAGAAAAATTTGATATAATACTATTTTCCGAGTTATCACGATTATCACGAAAGACTACAAATATATTGGAGCTTATTTCATATTTCAGAGATGATTGCAAAAAGAGTTTATATTTTCAAAAACAAAATCTCAATGTCACAACAGATAAAAGTGATTTAGGTTCTGAATTGCAACTAAATATTTTAGCAACTATAGGAAGTTATGAAATAGAATTATCAACAGAAAGACAAATGGGCGGAAAAATACAAAAGGTAAAAAAACAATGTTGGACACATGGAAGCCGCCCATACGGATATAATATAGATGAAAATAAATATCTTCATATTAATGAAGAAGAAGCTACTGTTATAAGAGAAATATATGCTTATTATTTAAACAATATGACTTCTGTACAAATAGCACATTTATTAAATTCACGCAATATATATGCACCTGCAACAAAGAATAAGAAACAAAATTTATGGCATCCAAATTCAGTTTGTCAGATATTACGTGCAAAAAGAAATATAGGTATATTTGAGGCAACATATCATGAGCCTGACCCTAAGAATAAAGATAAAATAAGAAAAAGGAAAAATAGAAAGATAGTTGAAGAAATTAAATATACTAATAAAGCATTAGCTATAGTTAGTGATGATATTTTTTATAGTGCTAATGAAAAGATAGATAAAAATATAAAGAATAAAGATACAGCAAAAAAAAATATATCATTATTAAAAGGTTTACTTACTTGCGGGCATTGTGGAAGTAATTTCTTTTATAAGAAATCAGGAAGAGACAAAGATTTTTCTTATGTATGTTACGGCTCACGATATTCATTTTCAATTGGAAAAAAGAAATGTATCAATCCAATAACAATTAATGCACCAAAAATGGACGGATTGATTATATATATGGCAAAATCTCGATTATTAATGAGAAGACTTATAGAAAATAGTGATATTAATATTAAATCAAAAGAAGAGCAATTGCAGAAAAATGAAGAAATAATATTATTGCAAAATCTATCAATAAAGAAAATTAATGAGGAATTTAATCAATACATAAAAAAAGCTATTAAATATGGTATTGATGATAATATAACCGAAAAAGAACATCAACGTATAAAAAAACAAATAAGGCAAATTGAAGGAAATATAGAACGTATCAAAAAAGAGAATTATTCATTAAATAAGCAGATTAAAATATTATCAAAGGATAAATGTATAACTGATGAAATGTATAATGGGATGCAGCTAAATGAAATGAAAGAACTATTTGAAGAATATATTGAAAAAATAGTATTATATAATACTACGCAATGGGTAATAGTAAATGTATGCTATTTTGATGGAAGTAATGAGTTTTCATTTTTGAGAAAAAGTGCAAGAGCTAATGAATTACTTCATTATAATACAATTATACAAAGTGTTATAAGTGAAAAGCAATATATAATGTTACTAAGAGATTATTATGATACACTTGAAATAGGAAATAGATATTATTATTATCCATATTATAGCAATATAAATAATGATGTTATCTATGATAAAGAAAGAGAAGTATTTATCAAATTTGGAACAAAAAAAGGAAAAGAAACAACAGAATATACTATTTCTGAATTTATAAAATTCATTTATCCCAAAACCATGAAAGAAGTTACTGCCTATGAATATTATTACCCAAATCAAAAAAATGAATAA